The Mesorhizobium loti genome includes a region encoding these proteins:
- a CDS encoding ABC transporter permease subunit produces MSSAAVTTASASPATNAGKSALARLGAAFFGRLVIIIPYVWLLFFFLIPFVIVFKISLSQTAIAIPPYTPALDFGGGISGFLTQLKQLSLDNYAWLTQDALYFNAYVTSVIIAAISTILTLLVGYPIAYGMARAPATIRPTLLMLVILPFWTSFLIRVYAWIGILKPEGLLNQLLLATGVIHQPLIILNTYTAIFIGIVYSYLPFMVLPLYSALEKMDYSLIEAAKDLGCPPTSAFWKITFPLSLPGVIAGCLLVFIPAVGEFVIPDLLGGSQTLMIGKTLWNEFFANRDWPVSSAVAVILLLLLIVPIMLFQRAQARAQEMDR; encoded by the coding sequence ATGTCGAGCGCCGCCGTCACCACCGCATCAGCCTCTCCGGCAACCAATGCCGGCAAATCCGCCCTCGCCAGGCTGGGCGCCGCCTTCTTTGGCCGCCTGGTCATCATCATCCCCTATGTTTGGCTGCTGTTCTTCTTCCTCATTCCGTTCGTCATCGTCTTCAAGATCTCGCTGTCGCAGACGGCGATCGCCATTCCGCCCTATACGCCGGCACTCGATTTCGGCGGCGGCATTTCCGGGTTCCTTACCCAGCTGAAACAACTCAGCCTCGACAACTACGCCTGGCTGACGCAGGACGCGCTCTACTTCAACGCCTATGTGACCAGCGTCATCATCGCCGCGATCTCGACGATCCTGACATTGCTCGTCGGCTATCCGATCGCCTACGGCATGGCGCGCGCACCGGCGACGATCCGCCCGACCTTGCTGATGCTGGTGATCCTGCCGTTCTGGACCTCGTTCCTGATCCGCGTCTACGCCTGGATCGGCATTCTCAAGCCCGAGGGGCTGCTCAATCAGCTGCTGCTCGCCACCGGCGTCATCCACCAGCCGCTGATCATCCTCAACACCTATACGGCGATCTTCATCGGTATCGTCTATTCCTACCTGCCGTTCATGGTGCTGCCGCTCTATTCCGCGCTTGAGAAGATGGATTATTCGCTGATCGAGGCAGCCAAGGATCTCGGCTGCCCGCCGACCAGCGCGTTTTGGAAGATCACTTTCCCGCTGTCGCTGCCCGGCGTCATCGCCGGTTGCCTGCTGGTGTTCATCCCCGCGGTCGGCGAGTTCGTCATTCCCGACCTGCTCGGTGGATCGCAGACGCTGATGATCGGCAAGACGTTGTGGAACGAGTTCTTCGCCAATCGCGACTGGCCGGTATCGTCGGCCGTGGCCGTCATCCTGCTGTTGCTGCTGATCGTGCCGATCATGCTCTTCCAGCGGGCTCAGGCGCGCGCTCAAGAAATGGACAGGTGA
- a CDS encoding ABC transporter ATP-binding protein, producing MKSLGSIRRDFAPWNDPNAKPYIQFDNVTKKFGDFTAVNNLSLTIFEREFFALLGASGCGKSTLLRMLAGFEEPTAGRILLDGQDLRGIPPYRRPVNMMFQSYALFPHMTVENNIAFGLKQDGMPKPEIASRVAEMLKLVKLEQFAKRKPHQLSGGQRQRVALARSVAKRPKVLLLDEPLGALDKKLREETQFELMDLQQNLGLTFVVVTHDQEEAMTMADRIAIIDKGEVMQVATPAEVYEAPGSRFVAGFVGNVNMFEGKIARGEAGSASIDAGNGITIRTDNAGTAGAGTAVTFAIRPEKIKVSSKKPAEAVNAIEGEVYDIAYLGDMTVYHVRLDDGQVVRASTMNAARITEDPLSWNDRAWVSFRPDAGVVLTR from the coding sequence ATGAAATCGCTTGGCAGCATCCGCAGGGATTTTGCGCCGTGGAACGACCCGAATGCCAAGCCTTATATCCAGTTCGACAACGTCACTAAGAAGTTCGGTGACTTCACAGCCGTCAACAACCTGTCGCTGACCATCTTCGAGCGCGAGTTCTTCGCTCTGCTCGGCGCCTCCGGTTGCGGAAAATCGACGCTGCTCAGGATGCTCGCGGGCTTCGAGGAGCCGACGGCCGGCCGCATCCTGCTCGACGGCCAGGATCTGCGCGGCATCCCGCCCTACCGGCGGCCGGTCAACATGATGTTCCAGTCCTATGCGCTGTTCCCGCACATGACGGTCGAGAACAACATCGCCTTCGGCCTCAAGCAGGACGGCATGCCGAAGCCCGAGATCGCGTCGCGCGTTGCCGAGATGCTGAAGCTGGTCAAGCTCGAGCAGTTCGCCAAGCGCAAGCCGCATCAGCTGTCCGGCGGCCAGCGCCAGCGCGTCGCACTCGCCCGCTCGGTCGCCAAGCGGCCGAAGGTGCTGCTGCTCGACGAGCCGCTTGGCGCTTTGGACAAGAAACTGCGCGAGGAAACGCAGTTCGAATTGATGGACCTGCAGCAGAACCTCGGCCTGACCTTCGTCGTCGTCACCCACGACCAGGAAGAGGCGATGACGATGGCCGATCGCATCGCCATCATCGACAAGGGCGAGGTGATGCAGGTGGCAACGCCGGCCGAAGTCTATGAGGCGCCAGGGTCGCGCTTCGTCGCCGGCTTCGTCGGCAATGTGAACATGTTCGAAGGCAAGATCGCGCGTGGCGAGGCCGGCAGCGCCAGCATCGATGCCGGCAATGGCATCACCATCCGCACCGACAATGCCGGCACCGCCGGCGCCGGAACGGCCGTCACCTTCGCCATCAGGCCGGAAAAGATCAAGGTGTCGTCGAAGAAGCCGGCCGAGGCGGTCAACGCGATAGAGGGCGAGGTCTACGACATCGCCTATCTCGGCGACATGACCGTCTATCACGTCAGGCTGGACGACGGCCAGGTGGTGCGCGCGAGCACCATGAACGCGGCCCGCATCACCGAGGATCCGTTGAGCTGGAACGACCGCGCCTGGGTTTCCTTCCGGCCCGACGCCGGCGTCGTGCTGACGCGGTAG
- a CDS encoding polyamine ABC transporter substrate-binding protein, whose amino-acid sequence MIRKALWLSATSVFLTLFTVGGHAEDRVVNVFNWSDYIDSSIIDDFTKETGIKVVYDTFDSNEILETKLLAGGSGYDVVVPSGNFLARQIQAGVFQKLDKSKLPNISNMWDTVSERTAKYDPGNEYSVNYMWGTVGIGYNIKKVQAALGTDKIDSWDVFFNPDSLAKLKDCGVYVLDSPADIIPAALKYLNLDPNSTSPDDIAKAEETLLKVRPYIRKFHSSEYINALANGDICLAVGWSGDVFQARNRAVEAKQGVEIGYSVPKEGAQMWFDQMAIPADAPHVAEALEFINYMMKPEVIAKSSNYVLYANGNKASQQFVDKALLDDLSVYPDAETIKKLYTVSPYDPKTQRVITRTWTKIVTGQ is encoded by the coding sequence ATGATCCGCAAAGCGCTCTGGCTTTCGGCAACCTCGGTATTTCTGACGCTTTTCACCGTCGGCGGTCACGCCGAAGACCGTGTCGTCAACGTCTTCAACTGGTCGGACTATATCGACAGTTCGATCATCGACGATTTCACCAAGGAAACCGGCATCAAGGTCGTCTACGACACCTTCGATTCCAACGAAATCCTTGAAACCAAGCTGCTTGCCGGCGGCAGCGGCTATGACGTCGTCGTGCCCAGCGGCAATTTCCTCGCGCGCCAGATCCAGGCCGGGGTGTTCCAGAAGCTCGACAAGTCGAAGCTGCCGAACATTTCCAACATGTGGGATACGGTTTCGGAGCGAACCGCCAAGTATGACCCCGGCAACGAATACTCGGTCAATTACATGTGGGGCACGGTTGGCATCGGCTACAACATCAAGAAGGTGCAGGCGGCACTCGGCACCGACAAGATCGACAGCTGGGATGTCTTCTTCAATCCCGACAGCCTGGCCAAGTTGAAGGACTGCGGCGTCTATGTGCTGGACTCGCCGGCCGACATCATTCCGGCGGCCTTGAAATATCTCAACCTCGACCCGAACAGCACGTCGCCAGACGATATCGCCAAGGCCGAGGAGACGTTGCTCAAGGTCCGGCCTTACATCCGAAAGTTCCACTCCTCCGAATACATTAACGCGCTCGCCAACGGCGATATCTGCCTGGCGGTCGGCTGGTCGGGTGACGTGTTCCAGGCCCGCAACCGTGCGGTCGAGGCCAAGCAAGGCGTCGAGATCGGCTATTCCGTGCCGAAGGAGGGCGCTCAGATGTGGTTCGACCAGATGGCGATCCCTGCGGACGCGCCGCATGTTGCGGAAGCGCTCGAGTTCATCAATTACATGATGAAGCCGGAAGTTATCGCCAAGTCGTCGAACTACGTGCTCTACGCAAACGGCAACAAGGCTTCGCAGCAATTCGTCGACAAGGCACTGTTGGATGATCTTTCGGTTTATCCCGATGCCGAGACGATAAAGAAGCTCTACACCGTCTCGCCATACGATCCCAAGACCCAGCGCGTCATCACGCGCACCTGGACCAAGATCGTTACTGGCCAGTAA
- a CDS encoding DMT family transporter, giving the protein MTDTASSPIVASPAVSPREERVGMLLVFLSALMWSFGGTIARFITTGDSWTVIFWRSIWAAAFLICFMVWRDGWRGMLKMFRDMGLPGLGVGICFATASTAFVVALGYTTVANILLMQAGVPLLAALFAWALFREKVGITTWVAIAAVIAGVAIMVSESLNGAVSPIGDGLALLIAVMFSIATVITRRFSSVRMTPATCLGTMLAAGFAASQASTFTVSASDMGFLFAFGVVNLGIGLAFFATGARLIPAAIAALLGTFEPILGPIWVWLIHSEVPSARTIIGGAVVVTALLVHIGLEFKRQTRPERAGVTGVPSPN; this is encoded by the coding sequence ATGACCGACACCGCATCATCGCCGATCGTCGCATCGCCAGCCGTCTCGCCGCGCGAGGAACGCGTCGGCATGCTTTTGGTGTTCCTGTCGGCGCTGATGTGGAGTTTCGGCGGCACCATCGCCCGCTTCATCACCACCGGCGACAGCTGGACGGTTATTTTCTGGCGCTCCATCTGGGCAGCCGCCTTCCTGATCTGCTTCATGGTCTGGCGCGACGGCTGGCGCGGCATGCTGAAAATGTTCCGTGACATGGGTCTGCCCGGCCTTGGCGTCGGGATCTGCTTCGCCACCGCATCGACCGCGTTCGTCGTGGCGCTTGGCTACACCACCGTCGCCAACATCCTGTTGATGCAGGCCGGCGTGCCGTTGCTGGCGGCGCTGTTTGCCTGGGCGTTGTTCCGCGAAAAGGTTGGTATCACGACCTGGGTGGCGATTGCCGCCGTCATCGCCGGCGTCGCCATCATGGTGTCGGAATCGCTCAATGGCGCCGTCTCGCCCATAGGCGACGGGCTGGCGCTGTTGATCGCGGTCATGTTCTCGATCGCCACCGTCATCACCCGGCGGTTTTCCAGCGTACGCATGACGCCGGCGACCTGCCTCGGCACCATGCTTGCGGCCGGCTTTGCCGCCTCGCAGGCATCGACATTCACTGTATCGGCCAGTGACATGGGCTTTCTCTTTGCTTTCGGCGTGGTCAATCTCGGCATTGGCCTCGCGTTCTTCGCCACCGGCGCACGGCTGATTCCGGCGGCCATCGCCGCACTGCTCGGCACGTTCGAGCCGATCCTCGGCCCTATATGGGTCTGGCTGATCCATTCCGAGGTGCCGTCGGCGCGCACCATCATCGGTGGCGCGGTGGTGGTCACGGCGCTGCTCGTCCATATCGGGCTCGAATTCAAGCGCCAGACACGGCCCGAGCGCGCTGGGGTTACCGGAGTGCCGTCGCCTAATTGA
- a CDS encoding XRE family transcriptional regulator yields MADQKIFAGPRIRRIRNAKGLTQTAMAEGLGISPSYLNLIERNQRPLTVQLILKLASVYKVDPHELQGEARGSVAALKEVFTDPLLVGELPGDQELIELAEAAPNASAAVIKLFRAYREQAERLSDLNELLAREGRATALSGARLPIDEVHEIFERRPNHFAALEEEAAAFTSVLDPGDDLFGALKAWLKREYGIVVKVLPVATMPNWRRRYDRHSQRLFLSERLSPFDQLREVAMEACLIRMTVAVAGEIQALKLATDEARRLARFELGRYAAHALMMPYQAFHAAAVRARYDIDVLRSRFGVSFEQAANRLTMLQRQGASGVPFFMLEVDNAGNRFRKAGSQGFPQSRFGGGCPKLPVHVAFTQPGQVFVEAVEMPDGAEFLCIARTLEGPQGAFSERPRRTALLLGCDIGFRDEIIYGAALPGAVAAAKAGAGTVAATPVGPACRLCERVGCLARAEPPVTRPLGLDEMVTGLSAFDFQ; encoded by the coding sequence ATGGCTGACCAGAAAATATTCGCCGGGCCGCGCATCCGCCGTATCCGCAACGCCAAGGGCCTGACCCAGACAGCGATGGCCGAGGGCCTCGGTATTTCGCCATCCTATCTCAACCTGATCGAGCGCAATCAGCGGCCTCTGACGGTGCAACTGATCCTCAAGCTGGCGTCCGTCTACAAGGTCGATCCTCACGAACTGCAAGGCGAGGCAAGGGGATCCGTCGCTGCCTTGAAGGAGGTGTTCACCGATCCCCTGCTGGTCGGCGAATTGCCGGGCGATCAGGAACTGATCGAGCTTGCCGAGGCAGCGCCCAACGCGTCCGCGGCGGTGATAAAGCTGTTCCGCGCCTATCGCGAGCAGGCCGAGCGCCTGTCCGATCTCAACGAGCTTTTGGCGCGCGAAGGTCGCGCAACGGCACTTTCCGGCGCCCGCCTGCCGATCGACGAGGTGCACGAGATTTTCGAGCGCCGGCCGAACCATTTCGCAGCCCTCGAAGAGGAGGCCGCGGCGTTCACCTCGGTGCTCGATCCCGGCGACGATCTGTTCGGCGCGCTGAAGGCCTGGCTGAAACGCGAATACGGCATCGTGGTCAAGGTGCTGCCGGTCGCCACCATGCCGAACTGGCGCCGCCGTTACGATCGCCACTCGCAGCGCCTGTTCCTGTCCGAACGCCTGTCGCCGTTCGACCAGTTGCGCGAAGTCGCGATGGAGGCCTGTCTGATCCGCATGACAGTCGCGGTCGCCGGCGAGATCCAGGCGCTCAAACTGGCCACCGACGAGGCACGCCGCCTGGCCCGCTTCGAACTTGGCCGCTATGCGGCGCATGCGTTGATGATGCCCTATCAGGCTTTTCACGCGGCTGCCGTGCGTGCCCGCTACGACATCGATGTCCTGCGCTCGCGCTTCGGTGTCTCCTTCGAACAGGCGGCGAACCGGCTGACCATGCTGCAGCGGCAGGGTGCCTCAGGCGTGCCGTTCTTCATGCTGGAGGTCGACAATGCCGGCAACCGCTTCCGCAAGGCCGGCAGCCAGGGCTTTCCGCAAAGCCGCTTCGGCGGCGGCTGTCCCAAACTGCCTGTCCATGTTGCCTTCACCCAGCCCGGCCAGGTCTTCGTCGAGGCGGTGGAAATGCCCGACGGCGCCGAGTTCCTGTGCATCGCCCGCACGCTGGAAGGGCCGCAAGGCGCGTTCTCGGAACGCCCGCGCCGCACCGCGCTGCTGCTCGGTTGCGACATCGGCTTTCGTGACGAGATCATTTACGGCGCGGCACTGCCTGGCGCGGTTGCCGCTGCAAAGGCCGGGGCCGGCACTGTCGCGGCGACGCCGGTCGGGCCTGCCTGCCGGCTTTGCGAACGCGTCGGCTGCCTGGCGCGCGCCGAACCGCCGGTGACGCGTCCGCTCGGCCTCGACGAGATGGTGACGGGCTTGAGCGCCTTCGATTTCCAGTGA
- the aceA gene encoding isocitrate lyase has protein sequence MTDFYNLVPSAPEGRFDGIERPYSAADVKRLRGSVQIRQSLAEMGANRLWKLIHEEDFVNALGAMSGNQAMQQVRAGLKAIYLSGWQVAADANTAGAMYPDQSLYPANAAPELVKRINRTLQRADQIETSEGNGLSVETWFAPIVADAEAGFGGPLNAFEIMKAFIEAGAAGVHYEDQLASEKKCGHLGGKVLIPTAAHIRNLNAARLAADVMGTPTLVVARTDAEAAKLLTSDIDERDQPFVDYGAGRTVEGFYNVRNGIEPCIARAIAYAPYADLIWCETSKPDLAQARKFAEGVRRHHPDKLLAYNCSPSFNWKKNLDDATIARFQRELGAMGYKFQFITLAGFHQLNYGMFELARGYKARQMAAYSELQEAEFAAEANGYTATKHQREVGTGYFDAVSMAITGGQSSTTAMHESTEHAQFKPAAE, from the coding sequence ATGACTGATTTTTACAACCTCGTCCCATCGGCGCCGGAAGGTCGCTTCGACGGCATCGAACGGCCCTATTCCGCGGCGGATGTGAAGCGGCTGCGCGGTTCGGTGCAGATCCGCCAGAGCCTCGCCGAAATGGGCGCCAACCGGTTGTGGAAGCTCATCCACGAGGAGGATTTCGTCAACGCGCTCGGCGCCATGTCCGGCAACCAGGCAATGCAGCAGGTGCGCGCCGGGCTGAAGGCGATCTATCTGTCGGGCTGGCAGGTTGCCGCCGACGCCAACACGGCTGGCGCGATGTATCCGGACCAGTCGCTCTACCCGGCCAATGCGGCGCCGGAACTGGTCAAGCGCATCAACCGCACGCTGCAGCGCGCCGACCAGATCGAAACGTCCGAAGGCAACGGGCTTTCGGTCGAGACTTGGTTCGCGCCGATCGTCGCCGACGCGGAAGCCGGCTTCGGCGGACCGCTCAACGCCTTCGAAATCATGAAGGCCTTCATCGAGGCGGGCGCCGCCGGCGTCCACTATGAGGATCAGTTGGCGTCGGAAAAGAAGTGCGGCCATCTCGGCGGCAAGGTGCTGATCCCGACCGCGGCGCATATCCGCAACCTCAACGCCGCGCGCCTGGCGGCGGACGTGATGGGCACGCCGACCCTGGTCGTCGCGCGCACCGATGCGGAAGCCGCCAAGCTGCTCACCTCCGACATCGACGAACGCGACCAGCCTTTCGTCGACTACGGCGCCGGGCGCACGGTGGAGGGCTTCTACAACGTCAGGAACGGCATCGAGCCCTGCATCGCCCGCGCTATCGCCTATGCGCCTTACGCGGATCTGATCTGGTGCGAGACCTCGAAGCCCGACCTGGCGCAGGCCAGGAAATTTGCCGAGGGCGTGCGCAGGCACCACCCCGACAAGCTGCTCGCCTACAATTGCTCGCCATCGTTCAACTGGAAGAAGAACCTCGACGACGCGACGATCGCCAGGTTCCAGAGAGAGCTCGGCGCCATGGGTTACAAGTTCCAGTTCATCACGCTCGCCGGCTTCCACCAGCTCAACTATGGCATGTTCGAACTGGCGCGCGGCTACAAGGCACGGCAGATGGCGGCCTATTCCGAGTTGCAGGAAGCCGAGTTCGCTGCCGAGGCCAATGGCTACACCGCGACCAAGCACCAGCGCGAGGTCGGCACCGGCTATTTCGACGCCGTCTCGATGGCGATCACCGGCGGCCAGTCCTCGACCACCGCCATGCATGAATCGACCGAGCACGCACAGTTCAAACCGGCCGCGGAATAG
- a CDS encoding response regulator translates to MCPVNREGETPRHPNLVTRDTSTETIRDPSQVLVVGRSPINRVVISKIVERSGLKPISESPDTAARILRSLIPGAVVLDGGADNKDCDNLMSSIAALRRVSGKSQPPVILLSTKNGTTESLGLSDIIDVVVAKPITPERLQPVIDRLIGR, encoded by the coding sequence GTGTGCCCAGTGAATCGCGAAGGCGAGACTCCAAGACATCCGAATCTGGTGACCCGCGACACAAGCACCGAGACGATCCGTGATCCGTCGCAGGTGCTTGTCGTCGGCAGATCGCCGATCAATCGCGTGGTGATTTCAAAGATCGTCGAGCGATCCGGGCTCAAGCCGATTTCGGAATCTCCCGACACGGCGGCAAGGATCTTGCGGTCCCTCATTCCCGGTGCGGTTGTCCTTGACGGCGGCGCCGACAACAAGGACTGCGACAACCTGATGTCCAGCATCGCCGCGTTGCGGCGGGTCTCGGGCAAATCGCAGCCACCGGTAATCCTGCTTTCAACCAAGAATGGCACGACGGAAAGCCTGGGCCTGTCCGACATCATCGACGTGGTGGTCGCCAAGCCGATCACGCCCGAACGGCTGCAACCGGTGATCGATCGCCTGATCGGCCGCTAG